In Blastopirellula sediminis, the following proteins share a genomic window:
- a CDS encoding YqaE/Pmp3 family membrane protein, with translation MAVASGVEGTDVFKILLAILLPPLGVFFEVGLGLHFWLNIVLTMFGFIPGIVHALFVILSR, from the coding sequence ATGGCTGTCGCTAGTGGAGTTGAAGGAACTGACGTCTTTAAGATCCTGTTGGCCATCCTGCTGCCGCCGCTGGGGGTCTTTTTTGAAGTGGGACTCGGTCTGCACTTCTGGCTTAACATCGTGCTGACGATGTTCGGGTTCATCCCTGGTATCGTCCACGCGTTGTTTGTGATTCTCTCGCGCTAA
- a CDS encoding NAD-dependent epimerase/dehydratase family protein: protein MTHALVTGGAGFIGSHLCEALLARGRTVTAIDDESTGSRQNLAHLIDHEHFRFVSGTVADRELVKSLLVQANEVYHLAAAVGVALIQEEPIQTIERNIYPTELLLAEIAALRDSGHDLKMFLASTSEVYGKNPKATWTEEDDLVFGSTTRPRWSYGASKAIDEFLALAYWQQRKTPTVIGRFFNVVGPRQTGAYGMVLPRFVEATLSGKGPTVHSDGGQIRCFAHVKDVVSAVIQLVETPSAAGQVFNIGSDRPVTILELAQMVIGAIDPSLSPSFQAYEEAFGSTFEDVIRRVPDLTKLRSTIDYQPKYDLEAIIQDVIVSKKAELAARES, encoded by the coding sequence ATGACGCACGCGCTTGTGACCGGCGGGGCCGGGTTTATCGGTTCTCATCTTTGCGAAGCGCTGCTTGCGCGGGGGCGGACCGTGACCGCCATCGATGACGAATCGACCGGCAGTCGCCAAAACCTGGCGCATCTGATCGATCACGAGCATTTTCGCTTCGTTTCCGGCACGGTCGCCGATCGCGAATTGGTCAAAAGCTTATTGGTTCAGGCCAATGAAGTCTATCACCTTGCCGCCGCGGTCGGCGTCGCCCTAATTCAGGAAGAGCCGATCCAGACGATCGAACGGAATATTTACCCGACCGAACTGCTGTTGGCCGAAATCGCCGCTCTGCGCGATTCGGGGCATGACCTGAAGATGTTTTTGGCCAGCACCAGCGAAGTCTACGGCAAAAACCCGAAAGCGACCTGGACCGAAGAAGACGACCTGGTCTTCGGCTCGACGACCCGGCCCCGTTGGTCGTACGGCGCCTCGAAGGCGATCGACGAGTTTTTGGCGCTCGCCTATTGGCAACAACGGAAGACGCCGACCGTAATCGGCCGCTTCTTCAACGTGGTTGGTCCGCGACAAACCGGCGCCTATGGAATGGTGTTGCCCCGATTCGTCGAAGCGACCCTCTCTGGCAAAGGGCCGACGGTTCACTCCGACGGCGGCCAGATCCGCTGCTTTGCGCATGTAAAGGATGTCGTCAGCGCCGTCATTCAATTGGTCGAAACGCCGTCGGCCGCCGGTCAGGTCTTCAACATCGGCAGCGATCGACCGGTGACGATTCTGGAACTGGCGCAGATGGTGATCGGCGCGATCGATCCAAGTTTGTCTCCTTCGTTCCAAGCCTACGAAGAAGCGTTCGGCAGCACGTTTGAAGATGTGATCCGCCGCGTGCCGGACTTGACCAAGCTCCGCTCGACGATCGACTATCAGCCGAAGTATGATCTGGAAGCGATTATCCAGGACGTCATCGTCTCGAAGAAAGCGGAACTGGCCGCTCGCGAGTCGTAA
- the recA gene encoding recombinase RecA has protein sequence MAKKDTSKTSKKAAADKSPKGEHKDVAAMLASNAVLKTTLQQIEKSFGEGAIMPLGSSHQEIQGIPTGSLSLDLALGGKGLPRGRIIEIFGPESSGKTTIALHVIAQAQKAGGIAAFVDAEHALDPSWAKKLGVELETLLVSQPSSGEEGLQITEMLVKSNAVDVIVVDSVAALVPRAELNGEIGDSHVGLQARLMSQSMRKLTGIIAKSKTIVIFINQIREKVGVMFGSPETTPGGRALKFYCSCRVDVRRIGQLKDGEDVVGQRVRCKVVKNKVAPPFRVAEFDMMHTNGISYEGDILDLALEQKIVARSGAWFRYGDTQLGQGKEKARTFLLENPSITEELKAKVLAAAGHGGEKLFEKAPVEKPEAEDEEEYQEEL, from the coding sequence ATGGCGAAAAAAGATACCAGCAAAACCAGCAAGAAAGCTGCTGCCGACAAGTCTCCCAAGGGAGAGCACAAAGACGTCGCCGCCATGCTGGCGAGTAACGCCGTTCTGAAAACGACGCTGCAACAAATCGAAAAGTCATTTGGCGAAGGGGCGATCATGCCCCTCGGCTCGAGCCACCAGGAGATCCAAGGGATCCCAACCGGTTCGCTGTCGCTCGACTTGGCGCTCGGCGGGAAGGGACTACCCCGCGGACGCATCATCGAGATCTTCGGCCCGGAATCGAGCGGTAAAACGACGATCGCCCTCCATGTGATCGCCCAAGCCCAAAAGGCGGGCGGCATCGCGGCCTTCGTCGACGCCGAACACGCGTTGGACCCGAGTTGGGCGAAAAAACTGGGCGTCGAGCTCGAAACGCTGCTGGTCAGCCAACCGTCGAGCGGTGAAGAAGGCCTGCAAATTACCGAAATGCTGGTCAAATCGAACGCGGTCGACGTGATCGTGGTCGACTCGGTCGCGGCCTTGGTTCCCCGTGCGGAACTGAACGGCGAAATCGGCGATTCCCACGTCGGTTTGCAGGCCCGCTTGATGAGCCAGTCGATGCGTAAGCTGACCGGCATCATCGCCAAGTCGAAGACGATCGTGATCTTCATCAACCAGATTCGCGAAAAAGTGGGGGTGATGTTCGGCAGCCCCGAAACGACCCCGGGCGGTCGCGCCTTGAAGTTCTACTGCTCGTGCCGCGTCGACGTCCGTCGCATCGGCCAGCTGAAGGATGGCGAAGACGTGGTCGGCCAACGCGTTCGCTGCAAGGTGGTGAAGAACAAAGTCGCGCCTCCGTTCCGCGTCGCTGAGTTCGACATGATGCACACCAACGGCATCAGCTACGAAGGGGACATCCTCGACCTCGCCCTGGAACAAAAAATCGTCGCTCGCAGCGGGGCCTGGTTCCGTTACGGCGACACGCAATTGGGCCAAGGAAAAGAAAAAGCCCGCACCTTTTTGCTCGAAAACCCCTCGATCACCGAGGAATTGAAGGCCAAGGTGCTGGCCGCGGCCGGACACGGCGGCGAAAAGCTGTTTGAAAAGGCTCCGGTCGAGAAGCCGGAAGCGGAAGACGAAGAAGAGTACCAAGAAGAGCTATAG
- the waaF gene encoding lipopolysaccharide heptosyltransferase II — protein sequence MKTVVVLPNWIGDVVMATPALRAIRAQSKPGDEIVGVMQPYVKDVLRGSQLLDRSIYWSKKTSDRRRRFWGVVQQLRGENFDQAILFTNSLRTAALAYFGGAKRRVGYARAWRSPLLTDRLAPPKTPNGKFAPISAVDYYLDLVEFAGYPSQGQQPVLAVSKADERRVDEIWRKFDFVGKRVVVFNTGGAYGAAKHWPPEHYIALAEQLVKDPSVAVLLICGPQERETVAKIEQAIDHPSACSLADETLNIGLSKAAVARADVLVTTDSGPKHFAAAFATPTVALFGPTDPRWGNSYNPVETMLTHPVACGPCVKRVCPLGHHDCMQKLSVARVYQAVQAHLNKANRLAA from the coding sequence ATGAAAACCGTCGTCGTGCTACCGAACTGGATTGGCGACGTCGTCATGGCGACGCCCGCCTTAAGAGCGATCCGCGCCCAATCGAAGCCAGGCGACGAGATCGTCGGCGTAATGCAGCCGTACGTGAAAGACGTGCTGCGCGGCAGTCAACTGCTCGACCGGAGCATTTACTGGAGCAAGAAGACCTCGGATCGGCGCCGCCGTTTCTGGGGCGTCGTCCAGCAACTGCGCGGTGAGAACTTCGATCAGGCGATCCTCTTCACCAACTCGCTGCGGACCGCCGCTCTCGCCTACTTTGGCGGCGCGAAACGTCGCGTTGGTTACGCCCGCGCTTGGCGCAGTCCGCTGCTGACCGATCGGTTGGCCCCACCGAAAACGCCCAATGGCAAATTCGCGCCGATCTCAGCAGTCGACTATTATCTCGACCTGGTTGAGTTCGCCGGCTATCCGAGCCAAGGGCAACAACCGGTGCTCGCCGTTTCCAAAGCCGACGAGCGCCGCGTCGACGAGATCTGGCGAAAGTTCGACTTCGTCGGCAAGCGGGTCGTCGTCTTCAACACCGGCGGCGCCTATGGAGCGGCCAAACATTGGCCCCCGGAACATTACATCGCGCTCGCGGAACAACTCGTGAAAGATCCCAGCGTCGCCGTGCTGCTGATCTGCGGCCCGCAGGAACGGGAGACGGTCGCCAAGATCGAACAAGCGATCGATCACCCGAGCGCTTGCAGCCTGGCGGACGAAACGCTGAACATTGGGCTCTCGAAAGCGGCGGTCGCTCGCGCGGACGTGTTGGTTACGACCGACAGCGGACCGAAGCACTTCGCCGCGGCGTTCGCCACGCCGACGGTCGCCCTGTTCGGCCCGACCGATCCGCGCTGGGGCAATAGCTACAATCCAGTCGAGACGATGCTGACCCATCCGGTCGCGTGCGGCCCGTGCGTTAAGCGTGTCTGTCCGCTCGGGCATCACGACTGTATGCAGAAACTTTCGGTCGCACGCGTTTATCAGGCGGTTCAGGCTCACCTGAACAAGGCGAATCGTCTGGCGGCGTAG
- a CDS encoding tetratricopeptide repeat protein, protein MPIRHLTLPLAGSLVIVLMFACIVWGQVTPPEAAIVYSDAVAFQKAEEYKLASEEWSKFLTRYPNDVLAEKARNNLAVCQLKLEKYSDAASNFFAILKNNPKTDLREDALLNLGSTYYSWAKTSDPKQFDSAAKTFEQLYKEYPKGKNADQALYFAGESFYLSGQKERSLGPYKALVEQFTQSPYRADGAYAWGVTLEELNKPGEAADVYGKFLAAFPQHDLAAEVRMRQAETMLTQNDFAKAEQTLTAVTADPKFPLIDHALYRLAFARLKQDKVAEAGAVYAKLANDYPQSKYHDESLMLAGRCYYRAGNWSEAAKLLGDASKLPGDSGLEAAHWLCRVYLKNGKPQDAEKLAASKIAAAKESPQLVPLLIDQADALYDQPNRRGESVKLYQQIVTQHPKDPQAPQALYNGAFAALETQDYATASRLAKTFVDQFPKHDLLLDAKYVAAEAALQEKKYADADKMFRELIAAGDKRPEKGKWQMRLALALLLQEKHNDIIAFLSPTAGKLTDPALKAEAFFLLGSSQFALDQFPAAQQSLAASLAAKADWRQADETLILLSRTMHKQGDNASAIATVQKMQQQFPSSSLGDHAAYRLGEYYYAAADYPNAAKQYKLVADKFGSSPLAPHALYGLGWSHIQQQQGKEATDAFTQLLTKHGNHELAPQTLHARAVSRRLAGDFAGAAGDVDAYLQKAPQAADKADALYLKGLCLVGANDQAGAAAQFAALKKEFPKYENDDKVLYELAWSLKASGNGAKGTETFAELAATHPQSPLAAEANYHVGEAAYDRQDYAAANKAYSAALAAAKAEDVGEKSAYKLGWSNYQLGDYAAASDAFAVQTSKYAGGPLAADASFMRGECLYKQDKFADALSAYGQVQAEKLSSNDMRDLWRLHAGQSAAQLKKWDESIRWMNDLLAKSPDSPVAAEAEYEIGWANYNQKKVDDAIKRFTTAADLSPGRTGARARFMLGELYFEKKDYEAAEGQFKRVVLGFGGAKSVDEVKPWQAKAAYELGRCNEVRIRDAVGAPRVRYISEAKKYYGMVVSDYPQTPEAKLAAGRLDAINKL, encoded by the coding sequence ATGCCGATTCGCCATCTGACTCTGCCGCTCGCCGGTTCGCTCGTAATTGTGCTGATGTTCGCCTGCATCGTCTGGGGGCAAGTAACGCCCCCCGAAGCTGCGATCGTCTATTCGGACGCCGTCGCCTTTCAAAAAGCGGAAGAATACAAGCTCGCCTCCGAAGAGTGGAGCAAGTTCCTCACGCGCTATCCGAACGACGTGCTCGCCGAGAAGGCCCGCAACAACCTGGCGGTCTGTCAGCTGAAGCTCGAAAAGTACTCCGACGCGGCGAGCAACTTTTTCGCCATCCTGAAAAACAACCCGAAGACCGACCTCCGCGAAGACGCGCTGCTCAATCTCGGCTCGACCTACTACAGCTGGGCCAAGACGAGCGATCCGAAACAATTCGACAGCGCCGCCAAAACGTTCGAGCAGCTTTATAAAGAGTACCCCAAAGGCAAGAACGCCGATCAGGCCCTCTACTTCGCCGGCGAATCGTTCTACCTCAGCGGACAGAAAGAACGTTCGCTCGGTCCCTACAAAGCGCTGGTGGAACAGTTCACCCAAAGCCCCTATCGCGCCGATGGCGCCTACGCTTGGGGAGTGACGCTGGAAGAGCTGAACAAGCCGGGCGAAGCGGCTGACGTTTACGGCAAGTTCCTCGCCGCCTTTCCGCAGCATGACCTGGCGGCCGAAGTCCGCATGCGTCAGGCCGAAACGATGCTGACGCAGAACGACTTCGCCAAGGCCGAACAAACGCTGACCGCGGTGACCGCCGATCCAAAGTTCCCGCTGATCGACCACGCCCTCTATCGCCTGGCCTTCGCGCGCTTGAAGCAAGACAAGGTCGCCGAAGCGGGCGCCGTCTACGCGAAACTGGCCAACGACTATCCGCAGTCGAAGTACCACGACGAATCGCTGATGCTCGCCGGACGTTGCTACTATCGCGCCGGCAATTGGAGCGAAGCGGCCAAGCTGCTGGGCGACGCGTCAAAACTGCCCGGCGACTCCGGCCTTGAAGCGGCCCATTGGCTCTGCCGCGTCTACCTGAAGAATGGGAAGCCGCAAGACGCCGAAAAGCTGGCCGCGTCGAAGATCGCCGCCGCCAAAGAGAGCCCGCAGTTGGTGCCGCTGCTGATCGACCAGGCCGACGCTCTCTACGATCAGCCGAACCGCCGCGGCGAATCGGTCAAGCTCTATCAGCAGATCGTCACGCAACACCCGAAAGATCCTCAAGCGCCCCAGGCTCTTTACAACGGGGCGTTCGCGGCCCTCGAAACGCAAGACTACGCCACCGCGTCTCGTCTGGCGAAAACGTTCGTCGACCAGTTTCCGAAGCATGACCTGCTGCTCGACGCCAAGTATGTCGCGGCCGAAGCGGCGCTGCAGGAAAAGAAGTACGCCGACGCTGACAAGATGTTCCGCGAGCTGATCGCCGCCGGCGACAAACGCCCTGAAAAGGGAAAGTGGCAGATGCGTCTGGCGCTGGCGCTGCTGCTGCAAGAAAAGCACAACGACATCATCGCGTTTCTCTCGCCGACCGCCGGCAAGCTGACCGATCCGGCCCTGAAAGCGGAAGCCTTCTTCTTGCTAGGTTCGAGCCAATTCGCGCTCGATCAGTTTCCGGCCGCGCAGCAAAGCCTGGCCGCTTCGCTCGCCGCGAAGGCCGACTGGCGCCAGGCGGACGAAACGTTGATCCTCCTTTCGCGCACGATGCACAAGCAAGGGGATAACGCCTCGGCGATCGCGACCGTGCAGAAGATGCAACAGCAGTTTCCCAGTTCATCGCTGGGAGACCATGCCGCCTACCGACTGGGCGAGTACTACTACGCCGCCGCCGATTACCCCAATGCGGCGAAGCAGTACAAGCTGGTCGCTGACAAGTTCGGCAGTTCGCCGCTGGCGCCGCACGCCTTGTACGGTCTTGGCTGGTCCCACATTCAGCAGCAACAAGGCAAAGAAGCGACCGACGCTTTCACGCAACTGCTGACCAAGCACGGCAATCATGAACTGGCCCCGCAGACGCTGCATGCCCGGGCGGTCTCGCGCCGCCTGGCCGGCGACTTCGCCGGAGCCGCCGGAGACGTCGACGCTTATCTGCAAAAGGCGCCGCAAGCGGCCGACAAAGCCGATGCGTTGTATTTGAAGGGACTCTGCCTGGTTGGCGCCAACGATCAGGCCGGCGCCGCCGCCCAGTTCGCCGCCCTCAAGAAAGAGTTCCCCAAGTACGAGAACGACGACAAGGTGCTGTATGAACTCGCCTGGTCGCTGAAGGCTTCCGGCAATGGGGCGAAAGGGACCGAGACGTTCGCCGAATTGGCGGCGACCCATCCGCAAAGCCCGTTGGCGGCCGAAGCGAACTACCACGTCGGCGAAGCGGCCTACGATCGCCAAGATTACGCCGCCGCAAACAAGGCCTACTCCGCAGCGCTGGCCGCCGCGAAAGCGGAAGATGTCGGCGAGAAGTCGGCCTACAAACTTGGCTGGTCCAACTATCAGTTGGGGGACTATGCCGCTGCGTCCGATGCGTTCGCCGTACAGACCAGCAAGTATGCCGGCGGTCCGCTCGCGGCTGACGCCAGCTTCATGCGAGGCGAATGCCTTTATAAACAGGACAAGTTCGCCGACGCACTGTCGGCCTACGGCCAGGTCCAAGCTGAGAAACTGTCGAGCAACGACATGCGCGACCTGTGGCGACTGCATGCCGGACAATCGGCCGCTCAGCTGAAAAAATGGGACGAGTCGATCCGCTGGATGAACGACCTGCTGGCCAAATCGCCTGATTCTCCGGTCGCCGCCGAGGCCGAATACGAAATCGGCTGGGCCAATTACAATCAGAAGAAGGTCGACGACGCGATCAAACGATTTACGACCGCAGCCGATCTCTCCCCGGGCCGAACCGGCGCTCGCGCTCGGTTCATGCTGGGAGAACTGTACTTCGAGAAGAAAGACTACGAAGCGGCCGAAGGACAATTCAAACGGGTCGTCCTCGGCTTCGGCGGCGCCAAATCGGTGGACGAAGTGAAGCCGTGGCAAGCCAAGGCGGCCTACGAACTGGGACGTTGCAACGAAGTTCGCATCCGCGACGCGGTCGGCGCCCCGCGAGTCCGCTACATCTCGGAAGCGAAGAAGTATTACGGCATGGTCGTTTCGGACTATCCACAAACGCCCGAAGCGAAACTGGCCGCCGGTCGACTGGACGCGATCAACAAACTGTAA
- a CDS encoding CsbD family protein, which yields MNRRRLHGKWKQWKGTLREAIGRLTGSRKRQFQGKGERWSGKAEETLGRAEEKVQRWLGRK from the coding sequence ATGAATCGTCGACGCCTCCACGGAAAGTGGAAACAGTGGAAAGGAACGCTCCGCGAAGCGATCGGTCGGTTGACCGGCAGCCGCAAGCGTCAATTTCAAGGAAAGGGGGAGCGCTGGTCCGGGAAAGCGGAAGAGACGCTCGGCCGCGCGGAGGAGAAGGTGCAACGCTGGCTGGGGCGCAAGTGA
- the alaS gene encoding alanine--tRNA ligase — MKTDELREKYLSFFETKGHARRASDVLVPTWDPSVLFTPAGMNQFKDHFLGRVKLDFTRATTCQKCLRTGDIDNVGRTAYHHTFFEMLGNFSFGDYFKAEAITWAWEFLTDKKWLGLPADQLSVTVYKDDDEAADYWHEKIGLPTARIQRLEEDENFWPASAPSQGPDGVCGPCSEIYFHPKGSKPVEIWNLVFTQFNRVGDPPNNLEPLPSKNIDTGMGLERTAATLQGVTTNYHIDILRPIVEAAAEICGVKYVPEEDNGRRLRRITDHIRACTFAIHENVYPGANKEKYVIRRLLRRAVLDGHQMGLREPFAYQLVDKIAEMMKVPYPELQETTQRVANVIKTEEANFLDRLDEGLARTEKVFATMRKENLTVVNGVEAAELYQTYGFPPELFEQVAAEKGLTFDWPGYKEEMEKFGEATGRDTIELFGSGPIESLKNTLRKTDFVGYDQSDADVTIKGIVANDEDGTTKLVDDYDQLGAEHELIVVTDCTPFYGESGGQVGDTGEIVGEDFLFIVTDTQKDSDLFLHRGYLANGKISSNTDARAVVSQRRCGVQRAHSATHILHYALQKHLGEHAQQQGSKVDEDWLRFDFSNMSAVTPEQLAAIEEDVNERVAAGETVKWETVPLAKARELGAMMLFGEKYPDPVRLVSMGTFSRELCGGTHLTNTSQVGMFEVISEEGPSAGVRRIVALTGERAKQYREQVESALGGIAKSLGVHMLDVPEAIKQLLQYVRDLKKAAGGSGKAPEALAAISTNAKAAAPDYTQQKETLKESARMVNVGMFDAEARVAALLADVESLKKDIAARAEMGVLTADDLLAKAETVGSTKLIVAEAPGAGPNEMRGLIDQLRKKAAPCAVLLIAAQGEDKVMMVAGLSEDVVKSGGKAGEWVKAISTIVGGSGGGRPDMAQAGGKEPGKIADALVEAIAFGKKMLG; from the coding sequence ATGAAGACCGACGAATTACGCGAAAAGTACCTCAGCTTCTTCGAAACCAAGGGGCATGCCCGCCGCGCGAGCGACGTGCTGGTGCCGACCTGGGATCCTTCGGTCCTCTTCACCCCGGCCGGGATGAACCAGTTTAAGGACCATTTTCTCGGCCGCGTGAAGCTCGACTTCACCCGCGCGACCACGTGCCAGAAGTGCTTGCGCACCGGCGACATCGACAACGTCGGTCGCACCGCGTATCACCACACCTTCTTCGAGATGCTGGGCAACTTCAGCTTCGGCGACTACTTCAAAGCGGAAGCGATCACGTGGGCGTGGGAATTTCTAACCGATAAGAAGTGGCTCGGTCTGCCGGCCGATCAACTTTCTGTCACCGTCTACAAAGACGACGACGAAGCGGCCGACTATTGGCACGAAAAGATCGGTCTGCCGACCGCCCGCATTCAACGTCTGGAAGAAGACGAAAACTTCTGGCCCGCCAGCGCGCCGAGCCAAGGTCCCGACGGCGTCTGCGGTCCGTGCAGCGAAATCTACTTTCACCCGAAAGGGAGCAAGCCGGTCGAGATCTGGAATCTCGTCTTCACGCAGTTCAACCGCGTCGGCGATCCGCCGAACAACCTGGAGCCGCTGCCGAGCAAGAACATCGATACCGGCATGGGTCTTGAACGTACCGCGGCGACCTTGCAAGGAGTGACGACCAACTACCACATCGACATCCTTCGTCCGATTGTCGAAGCGGCGGCCGAAATCTGCGGTGTGAAGTACGTGCCGGAAGAAGACAACGGTCGTCGACTCCGCCGCATCACCGATCACATTCGCGCCTGCACCTTCGCGATTCACGAGAACGTCTATCCCGGCGCCAACAAAGAGAAGTACGTCATCCGCCGGTTGCTCCGCCGCGCGGTTCTCGACGGTCACCAAATGGGTCTCCGCGAACCGTTCGCCTATCAGCTGGTCGACAAGATCGCCGAGATGATGAAGGTCCCCTACCCGGAACTGCAAGAGACGACGCAGCGCGTCGCGAACGTCATCAAGACGGAAGAGGCGAACTTCCTTGATCGTCTCGACGAAGGTCTCGCGCGTACCGAGAAGGTCTTCGCGACGATGCGCAAAGAGAACCTGACCGTCGTCAACGGCGTTGAAGCGGCGGAACTCTATCAAACCTATGGCTTCCCGCCGGAATTGTTTGAACAAGTCGCCGCGGAGAAAGGGCTGACCTTCGACTGGCCCGGCTACAAGGAAGAGATGGAGAAGTTCGGCGAAGCGACCGGACGCGATACCATCGAACTGTTCGGCTCCGGCCCGATCGAGTCGCTGAAGAACACGCTCCGCAAAACCGACTTCGTCGGCTACGACCAGAGCGATGCGGACGTCACCATCAAAGGGATCGTGGCGAACGACGAAGACGGTACGACCAAGCTGGTTGACGATTACGACCAACTCGGCGCCGAACACGAACTGATCGTCGTCACCGACTGCACGCCGTTCTACGGCGAATCAGGCGGTCAGGTCGGCGACACCGGCGAGATCGTGGGCGAAGACTTCCTCTTCATCGTCACCGACACGCAGAAAGATAGCGACCTGTTCCTGCATCGCGGTTATCTGGCCAACGGCAAGATCAGCAGCAACACCGACGCCAGAGCGGTCGTCAGCCAACGCCGGTGCGGCGTTCAGCGGGCTCACTCGGCGACCCACATTCTGCACTACGCGTTGCAGAAGCACCTTGGCGAACACGCGCAGCAGCAAGGCTCAAAGGTCGACGAAGATTGGCTGCGATTCGACTTCAGCAACATGAGCGCCGTCACGCCGGAACAACTCGCGGCGATCGAAGAAGACGTCAACGAACGGGTCGCTGCGGGAGAAACCGTCAAATGGGAAACGGTCCCGTTGGCGAAAGCTCGCGAACTGGGCGCGATGATGCTGTTCGGCGAAAAGTATCCCGACCCGGTGCGTCTCGTCTCGATGGGAACGTTCAGCCGCGAACTGTGCGGCGGCACTCACCTGACCAATACGTCGCAAGTCGGCATGTTTGAAGTGATCAGCGAAGAAGGCCCGTCGGCTGGCGTTCGCCGCATCGTCGCCCTGACCGGCGAACGAGCGAAGCAGTATCGTGAACAAGTCGAGTCGGCCCTCGGCGGAATCGCCAAGTCGCTCGGCGTTCACATGCTCGACGTTCCGGAAGCGATCAAGCAACTGCTGCAATACGTCCGCGATCTGAAGAAAGCGGCCGGCGGCAGCGGCAAAGCGCCGGAAGCGCTCGCTGCGATCAGCACCAACGCGAAAGCGGCGGCGCCTGACTACACGCAGCAAAAAGAGACGCTGAAAGAATCGGCCCGTATGGTCAACGTCGGCATGTTCGACGCCGAAGCCCGCGTCGCGGCGCTGCTGGCCGACGTCGAATCGCTGAAGAAAGATATCGCCGCTCGCGCCGAAATGGGCGTGCTGACCGCGGACGATTTGCTCGCCAAGGCCGAAACCGTCGGCTCGACGAAGCTGATCGTCGCCGAAGCTCCCGGAGCCGGTCCGAACGAAATGCGCGGGCTGATCGACCAGTTACGTAAGAAGGCGGCCCCATGTGCGGTCCTGCTGATTGCCGCCCAGGGTGAAGACAAGGTGATGATGGTCGCCGGTCTGAGCGAAGATGTCGTCAAGTCAGGCGGCAAAGCGGGCGAATGGGTCAAAGCGATCTCGACCATCGTCGGCGGTTCCGGCGGCGGTCGTCCTGATATGGCCCAAGCCGGCGGTAAAGAGCCCGGCAAAATCGCCGACGCATTGGTCGAAGCCATTGCGTTCGGGAAGAAGATGCTCGGCTAG
- a CDS encoding MotA/TolQ/ExbB proton channel family protein yields the protein MTRFSLTQRYVALLLFTFLLTAGVGVVAAWAQENDAAATEEEPAPTANESGALLEEKLGDDNQLHLVALILKGGQMMIPIGLMSVLVVTLAFERAIALRRGRIIPPNLVEGLEELQDSPQGFQPKEAYRLCKKYPSAMASIVESMLSRIGRPQAEVVHAVNEASEREADRLYGNVRWLTLAAGVTPLMGLLGTVWGIIWAFYKTTQLDIGGNRANQLAEGIYVALVTTLGGLVVAIPAAILAQYFESRIINLFHQIDERLFSLLPAIEEFEGKTRIHQHHLDEEAEESTPEQIAS from the coding sequence ATGACACGATTTTCGTTAACTCAGCGATACGTCGCGCTCCTCCTCTTCACCTTCCTGCTCACCGCAGGCGTCGGCGTCGTCGCCGCTTGGGCGCAAGAGAATGACGCCGCCGCGACCGAGGAAGAGCCTGCGCCGACCGCGAACGAGTCGGGAGCTTTGCTCGAAGAAAAGCTGGGAGACGACAATCAGCTTCACCTGGTCGCGCTGATCCTGAAGGGCGGCCAAATGATGATCCCGATCGGCTTGATGTCGGTCTTGGTCGTCACCCTCGCCTTTGAACGCGCGATCGCGCTTCGCCGCGGACGGATCATTCCGCCCAATCTGGTCGAAGGCTTGGAAGAGCTGCAAGACTCGCCGCAAGGCTTTCAACCGAAAGAAGCGTATCGCTTGTGCAAGAAGTATCCGTCGGCGATGGCCAGCATCGTCGAGTCGATGCTCTCGCGCATTGGGCGTCCGCAAGCGGAAGTGGTCCACGCGGTGAACGAAGCGAGCGAACGGGAAGCGGACCGTCTATATGGTAACGTCCGCTGGCTGACGCTCGCCGCCGGCGTGACGCCGCTGATGGGTCTTCTGGGTACGGTCTGGGGGATCATCTGGGCGTTCTACAAGACGACGCAGCTCGACATCGGCGGCAACCGCGCCAATCAACTGGCCGAAGGAATTTACGTCGCGCTGGTCACCACGCTCGGCGGTCTGGTCGTCGCGATCCCGGCGGCGATCTTGGCCCAGTACTTCGAGAGCCGCATCATCAATCTCTTCCACCAGATCGACGAACGCCTCTTCAGCCTGCTGCCGGCGATCGAAGAGTTTGAAGGCAAGACCCGCATCCACCAGCACCATCTGGATGAAGAAGCGGAAGAATCGACGCCGGAACAGATCGCGTCGTAA